In the genome of Verrucomicrobiia bacterium, one region contains:
- a CDS encoding glycoside hydrolase family 16 protein: MMFANSTQAQISNVLSDPGFENGLTGWSAFGGNTYSQTDATQAHSGNNYFKIYQAFNGQVNYNGIYQDYPATVGATFTADGWAKTTSGDKLAGANLAWIDVTFRDSSSNTLALYRSFIISTNSLQAGTFPVDTWTYLAATNQYNPSTFQIIGGVSNLVAPTGTAFIRYELFLQGDASTAGNGSVYFDDAELNQVQPGGSTPTPLATQMNIVWNDEFNGTAVNSHHWTFEMGNGDGGWGNGELEYYTNRPQNVYVTNGILHIVAIKGAFQGFNYTSARMKTEGLYSKKYGRFEFRAKLPTGTGYWPALWLFPEDSVYGGWAASGEIDVMENRGSIPSTVLGTLHYGGPYPNQQQSQNNGYVFANNSVTNWHTYDLDWTNNAIKWSVDGVAYETQTSWYSASNPANQSVHNAYPAPFDQPFYIIMNLAIAGGSFESPPTAATVFPQDMQVDYVRVYDLTPPLQFTMTHTNSNLALNWPSQIVCHLQSQTNQSGSPSGAWIDLAITNGPYVLPKPPTNAAVFYRLVSP, from the coding sequence ATGATGTTTGCGAACAGCACTCAGGCCCAAATCAGCAACGTCCTGAGCGACCCCGGTTTTGAAAATGGCCTGACTGGCTGGTCTGCCTTCGGAGGAAATACCTATAGCCAAACCGACGCGACGCAAGCGCACTCCGGCAACAATTACTTCAAAATTTATCAAGCCTTCAATGGCCAGGTGAACTACAATGGCATCTACCAGGATTACCCCGCAACAGTTGGTGCCACATTTACCGCCGATGGCTGGGCAAAGACCACTTCAGGCGATAAACTTGCCGGCGCCAATTTGGCGTGGATAGACGTCACGTTTCGCGATTCGTCCTCCAATACTCTGGCCTTATACCGATCATTCATCATCAGCACAAACTCGCTCCAAGCGGGAACTTTTCCCGTGGATACGTGGACCTATCTCGCGGCAACAAATCAATATAACCCTTCTACGTTTCAAATCATCGGCGGCGTCAGCAACCTCGTTGCACCCACCGGCACGGCCTTCATCCGCTACGAACTTTTTCTGCAAGGCGATGCGAGCACGGCGGGCAATGGCTCCGTTTATTTTGACGACGCCGAACTCAATCAAGTCCAACCCGGCGGCAGCACGCCCACGCCTCTCGCCACTCAGATGAATATTGTCTGGAACGACGAATTCAACGGCACCGCGGTCAACTCGCATCATTGGACTTTTGAAATGGGCAATGGCGACGGCGGTTGGGGCAACGGTGAACTCGAATATTACACCAACCGCCCGCAAAATGTTTACGTCACCAACGGAATTTTACATATCGTCGCGATTAAGGGAGCGTTCCAAGGATTCAATTACACCTCGGCGCGCATGAAGACCGAGGGCTTGTATAGCAAGAAATACGGACGTTTCGAATTTCGCGCCAAGCTTCCGACCGGCACTGGTTACTGGCCTGCTCTATGGCTCTTTCCTGAAGATTCCGTTTATGGTGGCTGGGCTGCCTCGGGAGAAATTGACGTTATGGAAAATAGGGGCAGCATACCTTCCACCGTTTTAGGCACGCTTCACTATGGCGGTCCCTACCCAAATCAACAGCAATCACAAAATAACGGCTACGTATTCGCCAATAATTCCGTCACTAACTGGCACACTTACGATCTCGATTGGACCAATAACGCCATCAAGTGGTCCGTTGATGGCGTTGCTTATGAAACACAAACGAGTTGGTACAGCGCGAGCAATCCGGCAAACCAAAGTGTCCACAACGCCTACCCTGCTCCGTTCGACCAGCCATTTTACATCATTATGAACTTGGCAATCGCTGGCGGCAGCTTTGAAAGTCCCCCGACCGCCGCCACCGTCTTTCCTCAGGACATGCAAGTGGATTACGTGCGCGTCTATGACCTGACGCCGCCGCTCCAATTCACAATGACCCACACAAATTCAAACCTCGCATTGAACTGGCCGTCACAAATCGTTTGCCATCTCCAATCGCAAACCAATCAATCGGGTTCGCCTTCCGGCGCATGGATAGATTTGGCGATCACCAACGGCCCCTATGTATTGCCAAAACCCCCAACCAACGCCGCCGTGTTTTATCGGCTGGTTTCCCCTTAA
- a CDS encoding ferritin-like domain-containing protein, translating into MTKENVTQNVEITREQMIELLNEDLSREYQAIIAYTVYSQVLKGAAYTDIARELEKHAGEELAHAIKISKQVDYFGGMPSVVAKPVVTSNDPVTMLRADLENERVTIKNYRLRIRQAEAMGEFALSETLRSIIVQEQEHEIDLCTALGIEVSPVKTGTAKKNGHGRTEISRH; encoded by the coding sequence ATGACTAAAGAAAATGTGACTCAGAACGTGGAAATTACGCGCGAACAAATGATCGAATTGTTGAACGAGGATTTGTCACGCGAATATCAGGCGATCATCGCCTACACGGTTTACAGCCAGGTCCTCAAAGGTGCGGCTTACACGGACATCGCCCGCGAATTGGAAAAACACGCCGGCGAAGAACTGGCGCATGCGATCAAAATCTCCAAACAAGTGGATTATTTTGGTGGCATGCCCTCGGTTGTGGCGAAACCCGTTGTCACTTCAAACGACCCGGTCACCATGTTGCGCGCCGACTTGGAAAACGAACGCGTGACCATCAAGAACTATCGTCTGCGCATCCGCCAAGCCGAAGCGATGGGCGAATTTGCGCTGAGCGAAACGCTGCGCTCAATCATCGTGCAGGAGCAGGAGCATGAAATTGACTTATGCACCGCTTTGGGGATCGAGGTTTCGCCCGTAAAAACTGGTACCGCAAAAAAGAATGGCCATGGTCGTACGGAAATCAGCCGCCATTAA
- a CDS encoding DUF1641 domain-containing protein: protein MAKPIPLELPTRDRRAELLHELERAPMQHVEALLDTYQLLQALHDHGVLDSLRGALGSSDKILQVIVDATKTSEGIRALRNLVVLAKIAGAVEPEFLGTVAKSLSSDLAHAKSSEPLSLWQLFKKLRSRDSRRALTAMTSVLESVGKGLDQPPKE, encoded by the coding sequence ATGGCCAAGCCGATTCCTTTGGAATTGCCCACGCGCGACCGCCGCGCGGAATTACTTCACGAATTGGAGCGCGCACCGATGCAGCATGTGGAGGCGTTGCTCGACACGTATCAATTATTGCAAGCGCTTCACGACCACGGCGTGCTGGATTCGCTGCGCGGCGCGCTTGGGTCGAGCGATAAAATTTTGCAAGTCATCGTGGATGCCACGAAAACATCCGAGGGCATTCGCGCGCTTCGCAATCTGGTCGTGCTCGCAAAAATTGCGGGCGCAGTGGAACCCGAGTTTCTTGGAACCGTGGCCAAATCTTTGTCCTCGGACCTCGCTCACGCCAAATCATCCGAGCCGTTAAGTCTTTGGCAACTGTTCAAAAAATTGCGCAGCAGGGACAGCCGCCGTGCCTTGACCGCAATGACGAGTGTTTTGGAATCGGTCGGCAAAGGGCTGGATCAACCGCCGAAAGAATAA
- a CDS encoding right-handed parallel beta-helix repeat-containing protein translates to MSFSLSGSSVAEPVIVKLAADSTQQQIQAALDSLPSGGEVLLASGTYEIHEPLMLRRDSQTLRGSGLDTVLHLADKANCPVVILGSPLSAPLRATSHLRLADLSINGNRQNQTVEFWHSATDGSQLNNNGIDIWQVNDSSVEGVVCRSCRSGGLVTASTRRLNVHDFTAYDNQFDGLACYFTEQSQFSGLHLHDNLAAGISLDLAFNNNIITNATLSGNDLGVFMRHSCGNSFHDVTISNSHNHGIFMAQTAEAQADGWKLQPGTECTGNNFEGLTITDCGGDAFIVNDATCKDNVIKDARFVDNTHGSLAEPSENLVKVEQIVYR, encoded by the coding sequence ATGAGCTTTTCCCTTTCGGGATCATCGGTCGCAGAACCAGTTATCGTCAAACTCGCCGCCGATTCAACTCAACAGCAAATTCAGGCTGCGCTTGATAGTCTCCCCAGCGGCGGTGAAGTCCTGCTGGCGAGCGGAACCTACGAAATTCACGAGCCATTGATGCTTCGCCGTGATTCACAAACATTGCGCGGCAGTGGTTTGGATACGGTTCTGCATTTGGCCGACAAGGCAAATTGTCCGGTAGTTATTTTAGGCTCGCCGCTTTCCGCGCCGTTGCGTGCCACCTCGCACTTGCGCCTGGCCGACCTTTCCATCAACGGCAATCGTCAAAATCAAACGGTGGAATTCTGGCATTCTGCGACTGACGGTTCGCAGCTTAATAATAATGGCATTGATATCTGGCAGGTGAACGATTCCTCCGTCGAAGGCGTGGTCTGCCGCAGTTGCCGTTCGGGTGGATTGGTCACGGCGAGCACGCGCCGGTTGAACGTCCACGACTTTACTGCTTACGATAATCAATTCGACGGCCTTGCCTGTTATTTCACCGAGCAATCGCAATTTAGCGGCCTGCACTTGCACGACAATCTTGCCGCCGGCATTTCCCTCGATCTCGCTTTCAATAACAATATCATCACCAATGCCACTCTCAGCGGGAACGACTTGGGCGTCTTTATGCGCCACTCATGTGGAAATTCCTTTCACGATGTGACCATCTCCAATAGCCACAACCACGGCATCTTCATGGCGCAAACTGCCGAGGCTCAGGCTGACGGCTGGAAGCTGCAACCGGGAACCGAATGCACCGGCAATAATTTCGAGGGATTGACCATTACCGATTGCGGCGGCGATGCGTTTATCGTCAATGACGCCACCTGTAAGGACAATGTGATCAAGGACGCCCGCTTCGTGGACAACACCCACGGCAGCCTCGCCGAACCCTCCGAGAATTTAGTCAAGGTCGAACAGATCGTTTATCGTTGA
- a CDS encoding response regulator transcription factor: MSRVATRKNSILIVDDHPLFREGLQQLIDRTPELCVCGEAEDAPSAMQAIVDLKPDLVMVDISLGVGSGIDLVKAIKANHEDLPVLVVSMHDESLYAERALRSGAMGYVMKHERGKKVLEAIARVLGGDVYLSEKMSISMLSKLTRGKGEAPVSPLEMLSGRELEVFRMLGQAKGTRKIAEELNLNIATINTFRARIKEKLQLKTSTELLLHAIQWFRENGGKQ, translated from the coding sequence ATGTCACGAGTAGCGACGCGCAAAAACAGCATCCTGATTGTGGACGACCATCCTTTGTTTCGCGAAGGGTTGCAGCAACTGATTGATCGCACGCCGGAACTGTGCGTTTGCGGCGAGGCGGAGGACGCGCCCTCGGCGATGCAGGCCATCGTTGACCTGAAACCGGACCTGGTGATGGTGGATATTTCGCTGGGCGTTGGCAGCGGGATTGACCTGGTGAAGGCGATCAAGGCGAACCACGAAGATTTGCCGGTGCTGGTGGTCTCGATGCACGACGAATCGCTTTACGCGGAACGCGCGTTGCGTTCGGGAGCGATGGGTTACGTGATGAAACATGAGCGCGGAAAAAAAGTGCTCGAAGCAATCGCGCGCGTGCTCGGCGGCGATGTTTATCTCAGCGAAAAAATGTCCATTTCTATGCTGTCGAAATTGACGCGTGGGAAAGGCGAAGCGCCGGTATCGCCGCTGGAAATGTTGAGCGGGCGCGAACTGGAAGTTTTCCGAATGCTCGGGCAGGCAAAAGGCACGCGCAAGATCGCCGAGGAATTGAATTTAAACATCGCGACGATTAATACGTTTCGCGCGCGCATCAAGGAGAAGTTGCAGTTGAAGACTTCGACGGAGTTGTTACTGCACGCGATCCAGTGGTTTCGGGAGAATGGGGGGAAACAATAG
- a CDS encoding DUF3309 family protein: protein MLGTILVILLLLMLLGALPTWPYSRGWGYYPSSGLGLVLVILVVLLLLGRI, encoded by the coding sequence ATGCTAGGAACCATATTAGTCATTTTGTTGCTCCTGATGTTGCTGGGGGCCTTGCCAACCTGGCCGTACAGCCGTGGTTGGGGTTATTACCCCAGCAGCGGGCTCGGTCTGGTGCTGGTTATTCTCGTCGTACTGCTCTTGTTGGGACGCATCTAA
- a CDS encoding glycoside hydrolase family 3 C-terminal domain-containing protein: MSLAKEKTRSNRTTLALRLPLCLFIFLAIAFRSSAQNTNTATNSAAAEKPPLWRDASQPFDVRVRDLVGRMTLEEKARQVCNDAPAIPRIGLPAYNYWNECLHGIGRNGTATVFPQAIAMAASFDTNLMHRVADAIATEARAKNREYTEANNGDSANYTGLTFWTPNINIFRDPRWGRGQETYGEDPFLTGRMAVSFITGLQGDDPKYIKAMACAKHFAVHSGPEAGRHSFDAQPPERDLYETYLPQFEAAVREGHVGSVMGAYNALYGIPACGSPLLLSNLLRGEWGFKGHVVSDCGAIYDFVGGHEYSPSVAAASATAIKMGCDLSCGMEYTSLTNAVQAGLLKEEDLDRAVGRLLEARFRLGMFDPPSMVPYAKIPSNDYDTPENDLLALKMARECVVLLKNDGLLPLDRSKIHKIAVFGINATYVPTLLGNYNGNPSHPVTFAQGVQNVLGSSVEVYYGAGCPMAIRLNDTNQLLYAEAKGKALTIADNVDAIIYVGGISADLEREQMEVPYEGFFHGDRTRIELPPVQTEFLKALKATGKPLVFVNCSGSAIAMPWEAENLSAIVQAWYPGQEGGQAVAEVLFGDVNPAGRLPVTFYKSTEDLPAFTDYAMANRTYRYFKGQPTFAFGHGLSYTQFKYDDAKLNHSEIASDQTVHVKLDVANTGARDGDEVVQVYFRHVKSAVPQANEALCGFQRITIAHQDTAHVDIAIPSKEFRYWDVEHKHYVIEPGDYEILVGAASDDIRARLPLHIAAK, from the coding sequence GTGAGTTTGGCCAAAGAAAAAACCCGATCTAACCGAACGACCCTGGCGCTTCGCCTTCCGCTTTGCCTTTTTATTTTTCTCGCAATCGCATTCAGGTCGTCCGCGCAAAACACGAATACTGCCACCAACTCTGCCGCCGCGGAAAAGCCGCCGCTCTGGCGCGATGCCAGCCAGCCGTTTGATGTCCGCGTCCGCGATCTTGTCGGTCGCATGACGCTGGAGGAAAAAGCCCGCCAGGTTTGTAATGACGCGCCCGCGATTCCACGCATCGGTCTGCCCGCATATAATTATTGGAACGAGTGCCTGCACGGTATCGGTCGCAATGGCACGGCCACGGTTTTCCCGCAAGCGATTGCGATGGCCGCCAGCTTTGACACCAACCTCATGCATCGTGTTGCCGATGCCATTGCCACCGAGGCGCGCGCGAAAAACCGTGAATACACCGAAGCGAATAACGGCGACAGCGCGAATTATACCGGCCTCACTTTCTGGACGCCGAATATAAATATTTTTCGCGATCCACGCTGGGGCCGCGGGCAGGAGACTTACGGTGAAGATCCCTTTCTCACCGGACGCATGGCCGTTTCGTTCATCACCGGCTTGCAAGGCGACGATCCGAAATACATCAAGGCGATGGCGTGCGCGAAACATTTCGCGGTGCATAGCGGGCCAGAAGCGGGGCGGCATAGTTTCGATGCCCAACCACCCGAACGGGATCTTTATGAAACATATTTGCCGCAATTCGAAGCCGCCGTTCGTGAAGGCCACGTCGGTTCGGTGATGGGCGCTTACAATGCGCTCTATGGCATTCCCGCGTGCGGCAGTCCGTTGCTCCTGAGTAATCTATTGCGCGGCGAATGGGGATTCAAAGGCCATGTGGTTTCCGACTGCGGCGCGATCTATGATTTTGTCGGCGGGCATGAATACTCGCCATCGGTCGCGGCGGCTTCAGCCACTGCCATAAAAATGGGCTGCGACCTCAGTTGCGGCATGGAATACACGAGCCTGACCAACGCGGTTCAAGCGGGGTTGCTCAAAGAGGAAGATTTGGATCGCGCCGTGGGCCGTTTGCTCGAAGCGCGTTTTCGCCTGGGCATGTTCGATCCGCCGTCCATGGTTCCTTACGCCAAAATTCCATCGAACGATTACGACACGCCTGAAAATGATTTGCTCGCGTTGAAGATGGCTCGCGAATGCGTGGTGCTTTTAAAAAATGACGGACTGCTTCCGCTTGATCGGAGCAAAATCCACAAGATCGCCGTGTTCGGAATCAATGCCACTTATGTTCCGACGCTGCTGGGGAATTATAATGGCAATCCTTCCCATCCGGTCACCTTTGCGCAAGGCGTTCAAAACGTGCTCGGCTCCTCGGTGGAAGTTTATTACGGCGCCGGCTGTCCGATGGCGATTCGCTTGAACGACACGAATCAACTCCTCTATGCCGAAGCCAAAGGCAAGGCGCTCACGATCGCGGACAACGTGGATGCAATCATTTACGTCGGGGGGATTTCCGCCGACCTCGAACGCGAACAAATGGAAGTGCCGTACGAGGGGTTCTTTCACGGCGATCGCACCCGCATTGAATTGCCGCCGGTGCAAACCGAATTTCTCAAAGCCCTCAAAGCGACGGGCAAGCCGTTGGTGTTCGTGAATTGCAGTGGCAGCGCCATCGCCATGCCGTGGGAAGCGGAAAATCTTTCGGCCATCGTGCAAGCGTGGTATCCGGGACAGGAAGGCGGCCAGGCGGTCGCGGAAGTTTTGTTTGGCGATGTCAATCCTGCCGGACGATTGCCGGTCACTTTTTACAAATCCACCGAAGACCTGCCCGCGTTCACGGATTACGCGATGGCCAATCGCACTTATCGGTACTTCAAAGGCCAGCCGACGTTTGCGTTCGGCCACGGTCTGAGCTACACGCAATTCAAATACGACGACGCGAAACTCAACCACTCGGAGATCGCCTCAGACCAAACTGTCCACGTCAAACTTGATGTCGCCAACACCGGGGCACGTGATGGCGATGAAGTGGTGCAAGTCTATTTTCGCCATGTCAAATCAGCCGTGCCGCAAGCCAACGAAGCCTTGTGTGGTTTCCAGCGCATCACCATTGCGCATCAGGATACCGCGCACGTGGACATCGCGATTCCATCCAAGGAATTTCGCTATTGGGATGTCGAGCACAAGCACTACGTGATTGAGCCGGGCGATTATGAGATCCTCGTCGGCGCGGCGTCAGACGACATCCGCGCAAGACTCCCATTGCATATCGCGGCGAAGTAA
- the fdhF gene encoding formate dehydrogenase subunit alpha, with translation MVLTLTVDGAAMESKSGERLIDFFSRAGIEIPHVCYHPQLGPIRTCDTCMVEVNGELVRACETAAASGMVISTNSPRADAAQREAFDRLLQNHLLYCTVCDNNNGNCTVHNATKLLAIEHQKIPFRPKGFPVDNSNPFYRYDADQCILCGRCVEACQNVQVNETLSIRWEDKQPRVLWDGGANIGESSCVSCGHCISVCPCNALMEKSMLGKAGFMTSMPKTLLDGMIDIVKGVEPDTGYMPILKVSEVEADMRESRIRRTKTVCTYCGVGCSFDIWTKDREILKVSPNDGPANGISTCVKGKFGWDFVNSGDRLTTPLIREGEKFRAASWGEALDLVARRFEQIKSQSGPDALAFISSSKCTNEESYLMQKLARAVIGTNNMDNCSRYCQAPATTGLFRTVGYGGDSGSIRDIEHAGLVIIIGSNTAESHPLLATRVKQAHKLRGQKLIVSDLRKHEMASRADLFLHPRPGTDLVWLCAVTRHLFDTDRANLKFLAQWVNGLDEYRKSLDLFTLEFASEVTGLSIETLKLVADMITEASGVCILWAMGVTQHSMGSDTSTAISNLLLVTGNYMRTGTGAYPLRGHNNVQGASDHGAMPNFFPGYQKVEDEEVRKKFEIGWGVKLPTSKGLDNHQMIDAILEGKLKAMYLFGEEIALVDSNANYVQDSLSKLDFFVVQDIFFSETCQFADVVLPASPSLEKEGTFTNTERRMQRLYQVFEPLEGSRPDWVIIQDIANRLGANWKYDHPSKIYEEIAALTPIFAGVTYERLEGYRSLSWPVAADGTDEPLLYTKKFKFPDGKAKLFPVGYSKPADPADSEFDLHLNNGRLLEHFHEGNLTNRVNGIHEKTPDTFVEISPALAKERQIESGAWVRLISRYGKLRVRALVTDRVKGKELYMPMNSTEHPVNKLTGSHTDPQTHTPAYKDTSVRMEVLGEVGESPLPRNNHRFGHPTPQRGVEVERKWQRPDYIKPGHGQKRLNIKSD, from the coding sequence ATGGTGCTCACGCTTACAGTTGATGGCGCAGCGATGGAATCGAAATCCGGCGAACGGTTGATTGATTTCTTTTCCCGCGCGGGCATTGAGATTCCCCACGTCTGTTACCATCCCCAACTCGGTCCCATCCGCACGTGCGATACTTGCATGGTCGAGGTGAATGGCGAGTTGGTTCGCGCGTGCGAAACCGCCGCAGCTTCTGGCATGGTTATCTCCACCAATTCGCCGCGGGCGGATGCCGCCCAGCGCGAAGCCTTCGATCGCCTGCTGCAAAATCATCTGCTCTATTGTACCGTTTGCGATAACAACAACGGAAATTGCACCGTTCACAACGCGACCAAGCTTCTCGCCATTGAGCACCAAAAAATTCCTTTTCGGCCCAAGGGTTTTCCCGTGGACAACTCGAATCCGTTTTATCGTTACGATGCCGATCAATGTATTCTTTGTGGCCGTTGCGTCGAGGCCTGCCAGAATGTGCAGGTCAATGAAACTCTCTCCATCCGCTGGGAGGACAAACAGCCGCGCGTTTTGTGGGATGGCGGCGCGAATATCGGCGAATCCAGTTGCGTTTCCTGCGGCCATTGCATCAGCGTCTGCCCCTGCAACGCGCTCATGGAAAAATCCATGCTTGGCAAGGCGGGTTTCATGACGTCAATGCCCAAGACGCTGCTCGACGGCATGATTGATATTGTCAAAGGTGTCGAGCCGGACACAGGTTACATGCCGATCCTCAAGGTGTCCGAGGTCGAGGCGGACATGCGCGAATCCCGCATCCGGCGCACCAAAACCGTGTGTACTTATTGCGGCGTCGGTTGCAGTTTCGACATTTGGACGAAGGACCGCGAGATATTGAAAGTGTCGCCCAACGATGGCCCGGCCAATGGCATCTCGACGTGTGTCAAAGGCAAATTCGGCTGGGATTTCGTCAACAGCGGGGACCGCCTGACGACGCCCTTGATTCGCGAAGGCGAAAAATTTCGCGCCGCTAGCTGGGGCGAAGCGCTTGATTTGGTGGCCCGACGTTTCGAACAAATTAAATCGCAATCCGGCCCGGATGCGCTCGCGTTTATTTCGTCGTCCAAATGCACCAACGAGGAAAGTTATTTGATGCAAAAGCTGGCACGCGCGGTGATCGGCACGAACAACATGGATAATTGTTCGCGCTATTGCCAGGCGCCGGCGACCACGGGTTTGTTCCGCACGGTTGGTTACGGCGGTGACTCCGGTTCCATCAGAGACATCGAGCACGCGGGCCTCGTCATCATCATCGGCAGCAACACCGCTGAGAGTCATCCGCTGCTCGCCACTCGCGTCAAACAGGCCCACAAATTGCGCGGGCAGAAATTAATCGTCTCCGATTTGCGCAAACACGAAATGGCATCGCGGGCCGATTTGTTTTTGCATCCGCGCCCGGGCACGGATTTGGTCTGGCTTTGTGCGGTCACACGGCATCTGTTCGACACGGATCGCGCGAACCTAAAATTCCTCGCGCAATGGGTGAATGGTCTGGACGAATATCGCAAGAGTCTCGACCTGTTTACTTTGGAATTCGCGTCGGAGGTCACGGGGCTTTCCATTGAGACGCTTAAGCTGGTTGCGGATATGATCACCGAGGCGAGCGGTGTTTGCATTTTGTGGGCGATGGGTGTGACCCAGCACAGCATGGGGTCGGACACTTCAACCGCCATTTCCAATTTGCTGCTGGTGACGGGAAATTACATGCGCACCGGGACCGGAGCGTATCCGTTGCGCGGCCATAACAATGTCCAGGGCGCGAGCGACCACGGCGCGATGCCGAATTTTTTTCCCGGTTACCAAAAAGTGGAGGACGAGGAGGTGCGCAAAAAATTTGAGATCGGCTGGGGCGTAAAATTGCCGACCAGCAAGGGGCTCGACAATCACCAGATGATTGATGCCATCCTCGAAGGCAAGCTCAAGGCGATGTATCTTTTTGGTGAAGAGATTGCCCTGGTGGATTCCAATGCGAACTACGTTCAGGACTCGCTTTCCAAGCTGGATTTTTTTGTCGTGCAGGACATTTTTTTCAGCGAGACCTGCCAGTTCGCCGATGTGGTTTTGCCCGCGAGCCCGAGTTTGGAGAAGGAAGGAACTTTTACCAACACCGAACGGCGCATGCAACGGCTCTACCAGGTTTTCGAGCCGCTCGAAGGCAGCCGTCCCGATTGGGTTATCATTCAAGACATCGCTAATCGTCTCGGCGCGAATTGGAAATATGATCATCCGTCAAAAATTTATGAGGAGATTGCCGCGCTCACGCCAATCTTCGCCGGGGTGACTTACGAACGGCTCGAAGGTTACCGGTCGTTGAGTTGGCCTGTCGCGGCTGACGGCACGGACGAACCTTTGCTCTACACCAAAAAGTTTAAGTTTCCCGATGGCAAGGCAAAATTATTTCCGGTCGGTTACAGCAAACCCGCGGATCCCGCCGATTCCGAATTCGATCTGCATTTAAATAACGGACGACTGCTCGAACATTTTCACGAAGGCAACCTCACCAATCGCGTCAATGGCATTCACGAAAAAACTCCCGATACGTTCGTCGAAATTTCGCCAGCGCTGGCCAAGGAACGCCAGATCGAAAGCGGCGCGTGGGTGCGGCTGATTTCGCGTTACGGGAAATTGCGCGTCCGCGCCCTCGTGACTGATCGCGTGAAAGGCAAGGAACTTTACATGCCGATGAATTCGACCGAGCACCCGGTTAATAAATTAACCGGCAGCCACACCGACCCGCAGACCCACACGCCGGCCTACAAAGACACTTCCGTGCGCATGGAGGTTCTCGGGGAAGTCGGCGAAAGTCCGCTGCCGCGAAACAACCATCGCTTCGGCCATCCCACGCCGCAACGCGGAGTTGAAGTGGAGCGCAAATGGCAGCGTCCGGATTACATCAAGCCCGGTCACGGACAAAAGCGGTTGAACATTAAATCCGACTAA